TTCGTGGTTCTCGTACTCCGCGTCGAGATCGGCGAGCGGGAAGCGGTCGACCTTGCCGTTGCGGAACAGCACATCGAACAGCGTCTTGCCCTTGTATCCGGGATTGGCGTTCAGGATGTCCGCGGGCCAGACGTCTTCCGTCACGAAGCGCTTCGAGAACTCCACGAGCTGCCAGAGGTCCGAGCGCGCCTCGCCCGGCGCGTTGACGAGCTGATGCCAGACATGCGTGCGCCGCTCGGCATTGCCGTAGGCTCCTTCCTTTTCCACCCACATGGCCGCCGGCAGGATCACGTCCGCCGAGAGCGCGGTGACGGTCGGATAGGCGTCGGACACGACGACGAAATTGTCGGGATTGCGGTAGCCGGGATAGGTCTCGTTGCTGTTGTTCGGCGCAGCCTGGACGTTGTTGTTGACCTGGACCCAGTAGAAATTGAGCTTGCCGTCATGCAGCATCCGGTCCTGCTGCACGGCGTGGAAGCCTGGCTTGTCCGGCAAAAGGCCGTGCGGCAGCCGCCAGATTTCCTCGGCGTGCTCCCGGTGCTCGGGATTGGTCACGACCATGTCGGCCGGCAGCCGATGGGCGAAGGTGCCGACCTCGCGCGCCGTGCCGCAGGCCGACGGCTGGCCAGTCAGCGAGAAGGGGCTGTTGCCCGGCTCGGAAATCTTTCCGGTCAGAAGATGCAGATTGTAGACCATCTGGTTGGCCCACACCCCCCGGACGTGCTGGTTGAATCCCATCGTCCAGAGCGACATCACCTTGATGTCGGGGTTTGCGTAAAGCTCGGCAAGCTCCTCGAGGAATTCCGGCTCGACGCCGGACAGTTCCGAAACGGAATCCAGCGTGTAGTCCGAGACCATCGTCTTGAATGCTTCGAAGTCGATCGGCTCCGTCTTTCCGGGATCGGCCGCGCCCTTCGCCGCCATCTCGACGGGATTGTCGGGCCGCAGCCCGTAACCGATATCCGTCGCCCCGCTCATGAACACCGCATGGTCGCGCACGAAGGCTTCGTTCACCCGGCCGGTCTGGATGATGTGATTGGCGATGTAGTTCAGGATCGCGAGGTCGGTGCCCGGCTTGAAGACCACCGGAATGTCGGCGAGGTCCATGGACCGATGCGTGAACGTCGACAGCACCGCGCAGCGGACATGCGGATGCCCGAGCCTGCGGTCGGCCACCCGCGTCCAGAGGATGGGGTGCATCTCCGCCATGTTCGAGCCCCAGAGCACGAAGGCGTCGGCATGCTCGAAGTCGTCGTAGCAGCCCATCGGCTCGTCCATGCCGAAGGTCCGCATGAAGGCCACGGCGGCCGACGCCATGCAGTGGCGGGCATTGGGATCGAGATTGTTCGACCGGAAGCCGCCGCGCATCAGCTTCGTGGCGGCGTAGCCCTCGAAGATCGTCCATTGGCCCGAGCCGAACATGCCGACGGCTTCGGGGCCTTTTTCCCGAAGCACGGCCTTGCACTTCTCGGCCATCAGGTTGAAGGCCTCGTCCCATGAAACGGGTTCGAACTCGCCGTCCTTGTCGTAGACGCCGCCGCGCTTGCGCATCAGGGGCGTGGTCAGGCGATCCTCGCCATACATGATCTTGGAGAGGAAA
The window above is part of the Rhizobiaceae bacterium genome. Proteins encoded here:
- the napA gene encoding periplasmic nitrate reductase subunit alpha, with product MKASINRRDLLKAHAASLAAASAGIALPAAAQPVPGGVEALEIKWSKAPCRFCGTGCGVMVGVKDGHVVATHGDMQAEVNRGLNCVKGYFLSKIMYGEDRLTTPLMRKRGGVYDKDGEFEPVSWDEAFNLMAEKCKAVLREKGPEAVGMFGSGQWTIFEGYAATKLMRGGFRSNNLDPNARHCMASAAVAFMRTFGMDEPMGCYDDFEHADAFVLWGSNMAEMHPILWTRVADRRLGHPHVRCAVLSTFTHRSMDLADIPVVFKPGTDLAILNYIANHIIQTGRVNEAFVRDHAVFMSGATDIGYGLRPDNPVEMAAKGAADPGKTEPIDFEAFKTMVSDYTLDSVSELSGVEPEFLEELAELYANPDIKVMSLWTMGFNQHVRGVWANQMVYNLHLLTGKISEPGNSPFSLTGQPSACGTAREVGTFAHRLPADMVVTNPEHREHAEEIWRLPHGLLPDKPGFHAVQQDRMLHDGKLNFYWVQVNNNVQAAPNNSNETYPGYRNPDNFVVVSDAYPTVTALSADVILPAAMWVEKEGAYGNAERRTHVWHQLVNAPGEARSDLWQLVEFSKRFVTEDVWPADILNANPGYKGKTLFDVLFRNGKVDRFPLADLDAEYENHESRAFGFYLQKGMFEEYAEFGRGHGHDLAPYEVYHQVRGLRWPVVDGKETKWRYREGLDPYVKPGEGVKFYGRPDGKAVILAVPYEPPAESPDDDYDVWLVTGRVLEHWHSGSMTMRVPELYKAFPGAVCFMNADDARRRGINQGAEVRVASRRGEIRVRVETRGRNRMPRGVVFVPWFDASKLINKVTLDATDPISKQTDFKKCAVKVTPV